A genomic segment from Candidatus Cloacimonadota bacterium encodes:
- a CDS encoding RidA family protein, with protein sequence MSIYAKLETLGINLPPIAVPAAAYVPFVQTGNLVFLSGHIAKKDGKPWVGQLGKNIDTAQGKAAARAIAIDLLGTLHAAVGDLNKVKRIVKVMSLVNSTGDFTEQHLVTNGCSELLGEVFGATVGAHARSAFGVAQIPMGACVEIELIAEI encoded by the coding sequence ATGTCAATTTACGCAAAACTCGAAACCTTAGGAATCAACCTGCCCCCCATCGCCGTACCCGCTGCGGCCTACGTGCCCTTTGTGCAAACAGGCAATTTGGTCTTTTTAAGCGGTCATATTGCAAAAAAAGACGGCAAACCATGGGTCGGGCAGTTGGGTAAGAACATCGATACTGCACAAGGCAAAGCTGCTGCAAGAGCAATTGCCATTGATCTTCTGGGCACATTGCATGCAGCGGTGGGCGATTTGAACAAGGTCAAGCGCATTGTCAAAGTGATGAGTCTGGTCAATTCAACAGGTGATTTCACCGAACAGCACCTGGTCACCAATGGTTGCTCAGAGTTGCTAGGTGAAGTTTTCGGCGCAACGGTGGGTGCACATGCACGCAGCGCATTTGGTGTTGCTCAAATTCCAATGGGTGCCTGCGTTGAAATTGAATTGATTGCAGAAATCTAG